In Carya illinoinensis cultivar Pawnee chromosome 7, C.illinoinensisPawnee_v1, whole genome shotgun sequence, the following are encoded in one genomic region:
- the LOC122316157 gene encoding uncharacterized protein LOC122316157, with protein MDKSWMHIEDRLHSSEYAEGVRQFIAMAISHTANPDQIRCPCRRCRNRAFHSIRTIEDHLFFRGIDPSYTPWIFHGEDDPFLSATFSDEDEDDTLAHSDYIDDLDELLDDIRHGSSMENHIINDGSSYAHDQPSASNAPVNSNFEDLVADARRPLYPTCTKFSKLSFIVKLLHIKSIGGWTVKSFDMVLKLLHEAFPDASFPDSYHDARRLERGLGFSYEKIHVCPNDCVLFWKENASYNECPKCKASRWEQSTIQGRRIPQKVLRHFPLKPRLQRLYMSKKIAQDMRWHVDGRVDDPTCMRHPSDSKAWKDFDNKHMGFSKDPRNVRLGLASDGFNPFNNMSRPYSIWLVLLVPYNLPPWACMKEPYTMLSLLIPGPKSPGNDIDVFLRPLLDELKELWEKGIRTYDAYRGEHFMLHAALLWTINDFPAYANLSGWSTKGKMACPHCTSDTNSQWLVYGRKHCYMGHR; from the coding sequence ATGGATAAatcttggatgcatattgaagatagattgcatTCCAGTGAGTATGCTGAAGGGGTTAGACAATTTATCGCTATGGCCATTTCCCACACTGCTAATCCTGATcagattaggtgtccatgtagaAGATGTCGGAATAGAGCTTTCCACTCCATTCGTACAATTGAAGATCATTTGTTCTTTAGAGGGATTGATCCATCTTATACACCATGGAtattccatggagaagatgatccattcctTTCTGCCACTTTTTCTGAcgaagacgaagatgatacgTTGGCTCATAGTGATTATATTGATGATCTCGATGAGCTTTTAGATGACATCCGTCATGGGTCGTCTATGGAAAATCATATCATAAATGACGGATCATCTTATGCACATGATCAACCCTCCGCCTCTAATGCTCCTGTCAACTCTAATTTCGAGGACTTGGTAGCTGATGCACGACGTCCACTCTATCCTACATGTACTAAGTTCTCAAAGCTATCATTCATCGTCAAGCTTCTTCACATCAAGAGCATCGGTGGGTGGACGGTGAAGTCCTTCGATATGGTCTTAAAGCTCTTACATGAGGCATTTCCTGATGCCTCATTCCCTGACTCATATCATGATGCCCGTCGCTTGGAGCGGGGATTGGGCTTTAGTTACGAAAAGATCCATGTGTGCCCAAATGATTGTGTattgttttggaaggaaaatgcatcgTACAATGAATGCCCCAAGTGTAAGGCATCTAGGTGGGAGCAAAGCACAATTCAGGGACGAAGGATACCACAAAAAGTACTCCGACATTTTCCCCTTAAGCCGCGCTTGCAGAGGTTATATATGTCAAAGAAGATAGCCCAAGACATGAGATGGCATGTAGATGGACGTGTTGACGATCCGACGTGCATGCGACACCCATCAGATTCGAAGGCTTGGAAGGACTTTGATAACAAACATATGGGATTTTCCAAAGATCCTCGCAATGTTAGACTTGGTTTGGCCAGTGATGGGTTTAACCCGTTCAACAACATGAGTAGACCGTACAGCATTTGGCTAGTACTGCTTGTGCCGTACAACTTGCCCCCCTGGGCCTGCATGAAAGAACCATACACCATGCTGTCGTTGTTAATACCTGGCCCTAAGTCACCAGGTAATGACATTGATGTCTTTTTGCGTCCGTTACTCGATGAATTGAAGGAGTTATGGGAAAAGGGTATTCGTACCTATGATGCATACCGTGGGGAACACTTTATGTTGCATGCAGCGCTActgtggacaatcaatgacttccCCGCATATGCCAATCTTTCTGGGTGGAGTACAAAGGGCAAGATGGCATGCCCTCATTGCACATctgacacaaattcacaatggtTGGTATATGGCCGCAAGCATTGCTATATGGGTCATCGATGA